The DNA segment TAAGACGCTACCTATCACGGGCCTCAGCTTCCCACTCCCTATGAACCTGAGCACCTCCATGAGCTCAGCCCGGCTCCCCATATAAGCATCTATTATGGAGATCTGCTTGGCGAACACGTACCTTACATCTACCTCAGTCTTCGGTCCTGAAGTGGCTCCAACGCTGATGAGCTTCCCTCCCTTCCTCAGCACCTTCAGGTCCTTGGGCGCGCGACCTCATCACCTAGCTTGAACCTTTCTACACCCACTCCCACCTCCTTCACCACTCCGGAGATGTCTGATCCGAGGATTCGAGGTAAGACGATACTTGGGAGGCCCTCCCTGACCCAGATATCCAAGTGATTTAGCGCTGTAGCTCTCACCTCAACTAGGACATCTCTGGGTCCCACCTCAGGGTCCCTGTAGTCCTCTACGAGGGAGAGGACCTCCGGTCCACCGTGCTCGAAGATGACGACCGCTCTCATAATGCATCTTCCTATCGTCCCTCAATAACTAAATAGGATAGCTCTCCCGGAGACCGTTATCACGGATTAGGGGAGGAGTTAGAGATACCTAAGTTTATATATTTCATTTTACTATAGTAATTGGCTGATATGATGAATTCAAGAAATCTTCTGGTGGGGGCCGCTGCCCTCGCAGTCCTCGCTATCTCAGTTATCGCGATAGCAGGACCTTGGTCCCCGCTATATCCTCAGACACCTATTATGGGGGGCGGTTCTACTCAACCCGGGTTTCCGTCCGGTGGCATTGGAGGCCCGATGATGGGCCAACCCAGGTCAGGCCCTAGGTCTGGTATGGGGCCAGGGATGGGAGGCCCTTGGGGAACCGGAGGTCCTTATACAGGAGCCTACGCCGAAATATCTATGGACGACGCCATGGAGGCCTTCAGACAGTATATCAGAGGAGTAGGATCCGATCTAGAGCTCTTAGAGGTAATGGAGTTTCAACATAACTTCTACGCTGCTGTCAAGGAGAAGGACACGGGGATGGGGGCGTTTGAGCTCCTCTTGTGGAAGGGGAATGGGAGAATAACCCCAGAGCCCGGACCCAATATGATGTGGAACCTCAAGTACGGCATGAGAATGGCAAGGTCGTACGGCGATTATACTCTAACGCTGGACGAGGATAATGCTAGAGAGATGGCTATAGCTTCCCTCCGAAAACTGTTTCCCGGTAGCGAGGTGGAGGTTGAGGAAGCCATACCCTTCTACGGATATTACACCTTCGACTATAGCGTGGATGGGAGGATGACTGGAATGCTCAGCGTCAACGCCTTCTCCGGCGAGATCTGGTATCACACCTGGCATGGCTACTTCATAGATATGAGGGAGGTTAGGGACTGATGTGTTGGGGATGCGGCTGGGGAATGGGCTGGTGGGGATTCACCTGGTTCATTGGCCCCTCGATCCTGATCGGAGCTGTAGCACTTCTATTCTTCCTCTTGGAAAGGGAATCCTCGAGGAAGGAGCGCTAACCTATTCTCTTTTATAGGAGAGGGTGTGGGCCTATGGAGGATAATTCCCGTCATCTACGTCATGGTCATGAGCATGTCAGGAATGCTGAAATCGATCAGGTTCATGAGCATGGTAAGGAACACTCCCATACTGACGGCCATGCGGATCACTCCTCCCATCATAAGCGGATGATGGAGGATTTCAAGCGGAGGTTCATAATATCCGCCCTAGTGACGGTACCTATCCTCATCCTCTCACCCCTAGTCCAGAGCTTCTTGGGAATAAGGGTGGGGTTTCTTGGGAGCAATCTGCTCCTGTTCGCCCTCTCGCTATTTGTTTACCTGTACGGGGGGAAGCCCTTCCTAGCTGGGATGAGAGACGAGATAATGAAACGCTCCCCCGGCATGATGACTCTCATTGCACTAGCCATAT comes from the Thermoproteota archaeon genome and includes:
- a CDS encoding alcohol dehydrogenase catalytic domain-containing protein; the encoded protein is MRAVVIFEHGGPEVLSLVEDYRDPEVGPRDVLVEVRATALNHLDIWVREGLPSIVLPRILGSDISGVVKEVGVGVERFKLGDEVARPRT
- a CDS encoding peptidase M4, with the translated sequence MGPGMGGPWGTGGPYTGAYAEISMDDAMEAFRQYIRGVGSDLELLEVMEFQHNFYAAVKEKDTGMGAFELLLWKGNGRITPEPGPNMMWNLKYGMRMARSYGDYTLTLDEDNAREMAIASLRKLFPGSEVEVEEAIPFYGYYTFDYSVDGRMTGMLSVNAFSGEIWYHTWHGYFIDMREVRD
- a CDS encoding zinc-binding dehydrogenase, whose translation is MLRKGGKLISVGATSGPKTEVDVRYVFAKQISIIDAYMGSRAELMEVLRFIGSGKLRPVIGSVLELEDAKLAHEKMERSEMFGKIVLRVG